The sequence below is a genomic window from Patescibacteria group bacterium.
GCTATTTTTCAAATTAATAGGAGGTAAGAGGCTAAGTCATTTGGGATTATATGACCAGGAACCAGGATTAGGCATTTTTGCAGGACTAAATATCCTTCCGAAACCTACCTATATGAGTACCTAT
It includes:
- a CDS encoding transposase translates to MAGVFFFIPYILETGILDIVKECKLPESSVIGSIQACLSMLFFKLIGGKRLSHLGLYDQEPGLGIFAGLNILPKPTYMSTY